A single genomic interval of Croceibacter atlanticus HTCC2559 harbors:
- a CDS encoding DUF6252 family protein translates to MRNLLLLFSTLLLASSCSETIETNTPALQGEVDNVFFRAVTSNATINTDGSVTISGETALETIEVTAESLEVGTYLFGSDSNSEANFTTFDDAFYTTDNSGNGKIVISNIEEGKITATFNFNARRPGINDTLNFQEGIIYEVPITNAVPGDGGQNNDQFTALVDGANYTAVTTQTNVAGNTLFIIANNQQNFVINLSFPLDTATGDFEITEGGDYRASYAISGGSENAISGMITITTNDNAAGTASGSFQFETTSGIMVTNGNFTITY, encoded by the coding sequence ATGAGAAACCTACTCCTACTATTTAGTACCCTTTTATTAGCATCTAGCTGCAGTGAAACCATCGAAACAAATACACCTGCATTGCAAGGTGAAGTTGACAATGTGTTTTTTAGAGCCGTAACAAGCAACGCAACAATTAATACTGATGGTTCTGTTACTATATCTGGCGAAACTGCTCTTGAAACTATTGAAGTAACTGCAGAATCTTTAGAAGTTGGCACCTATTTGTTTGGGTCTGACAGCAATAGTGAAGCTAACTTCACAACATTTGATGATGCTTTTTATACTACAGACAACTCAGGTAACGGTAAAATAGTAATTTCTAATATAGAGGAAGGAAAAATTACAGCTACATTTAATTTTAATGCAAGGCGACCAGGTATAAACGACACCTTAAACTTTCAGGAAGGTATAATTTATGAAGTTCCTATTACAAATGCTGTACCTGGAGATGGCGGCCAAAATAATGACCAATTTACAGCACTAGTTGATGGTGCAAACTATACAGCCGTAACCACTCAAACTAACGTTGCAGGAAATACATTATTTATTATAGCAAACAACCAACAAAACTTTGTTATCAATTTATCGTTTCCTTTAGATACCGCAACAGGTGATTTTGAAATTACTGAAGGTGGAGACTACAGAGCATCTTATGCAATTAGTGGTGGCTCAGAAAATGCTATTAGTGGTATGATAACTATTACAACTAATGATAATGCTGCAGGAACTGCTTCTGGATCATTTCAATTTGAAACAACTAGTGGTATTATGGTAACCAACGGTAACTTTACTATTACTTATTAA
- a CDS encoding 30S ribosomal protein S16 gives MPVKIRLQRHGKKGKPFYWIVAADSRSKRDGRYLEKLGTYNPNTNPAIIDLDIDTSVTWLNNGAQPTDTARAILSYKGVMLKHHLAGGVRKGALTEEQAEKKFAAWLEEKESKVNAKKDKVSKDAEAEKQKALDAEKELNAKKEAEAKEAEEAAAKAEAEAKAAAEAEAAAKEETAEDADASEEKKEDSAE, from the coding sequence ATGCCTGTAAAAATCAGACTACAAAGACACGGTAAAAAAGGTAAACCATTTTATTGGATTGTTGCTGCAGATTCACGTTCTAAGCGTGATGGTAGGTACCTAGAGAAATTAGGAACTTACAACCCAAACACTAATCCAGCTATTATTGACTTAGATATAGATACTTCTGTAACTTGGTTAAACAATGGTGCACAACCTACAGATACTGCTCGTGCAATTTTGTCTTACAAAGGTGTTATGCTTAAACATCACCTTGCTGGTGGTGTTCGTAAAGGTGCTTTAACTGAAGAGCAAGCTGAGAAGAAATTCGCTGCTTGGTTAGAAGAAAAAGAATCTAAAGTTAACGCTAAGAAAGATAAAGTATCTAAAGATGCAGAAGCTGAAAAGCAAAAAGCATTAGATGCTGAAAAAGAATTAAACGCTAAGAAAGAAGCAGAGGCTAAAGAAGCAGAAGAAGCTGCTGCTAAAGCTGAAGCTGAAGCAAAAGCGGCTGCAGAAGCAGAAGCTGCTGCTAAAGAAGAGACTGCAGAAGATGCAGACGCTTCTGAAGAGAAAAAAGAAGACTCAGCTGAGTAA
- the rimM gene encoding ribosome maturation factor RimM (Essential for efficient processing of 16S rRNA): MTKEECFYLGKIVSKFSFRGEVLAKLDTDEPELYTEMESVFVEFNKNLVPFFLERAQLHKSTLLRIKFEDVEEEADADDLIGAELYLPLSSLPKLDDDKFYFHEIIGFKVTDESFGYVGVIKSINDQTSQTILIIDREGKDVLVPLNDDFVTKVDKENKTMILNTPDGLIDMYL, translated from the coding sequence ATGACAAAAGAAGAATGCTTCTATTTGGGGAAAATCGTTAGTAAATTCAGCTTTCGTGGTGAGGTTCTAGCTAAATTAGATACCGATGAACCCGAACTTTACACAGAGATGGAATCAGTTTTTGTTGAATTCAACAAAAACTTGGTTCCATTTTTTTTAGAACGTGCACAACTTCATAAAAGCACGTTGCTAAGAATAAAATTTGAAGACGTAGAAGAAGAGGCAGATGCAGATGACCTTATTGGAGCTGAGCTTTATTTGCCGCTTTCTAGTCTTCCTAAACTTGATGACGACAAGTTTTACTTTCATGAAATCATAGGATTTAAAGTAACAGATGAATCTTTTGGATATGTTGGGGTTATTAAAAGTATTAATGATCAAACCTCCCAAACCATTCTAATAATAGACAGAGAAGGAAAAGATGTTCTTGTACCTTTAAACGATGATTTTGTTACTAAAGTAGATAAGGAAAACAAGACCATGATTCTTAATACTCCAGATGGTCTAATAGATATGTACCTTTAG
- a CDS encoding tRNA1(Val) (adenine(37)-N6)-methyltransferase translates to MFKFKHFNIEDKNAAMKVGTDAVLLGAWVKISDSCSSILDVGAGTGVIALQMAQRSNAEQIDAVEVDGDAYEQTVENFENSDWGDRLFCYHASFIQLVEELEGDEFYDLIICNPPFFSEDYKSNTSQRDQARFQDALPFQDLISGVSKLLSPNGQFSVIIPFSEEQKFIEIAKEHNLYPQHITRVKGHATAPIKRSLLSLNSKNVEVIEDELIIEISRHNYTDAYKNLVKDFYLKL, encoded by the coding sequence ATGTTCAAATTCAAGCACTTTAATATCGAGGATAAAAATGCCGCAATGAAAGTAGGTACAGACGCTGTACTTCTCGGTGCTTGGGTTAAAATCTCAGATTCCTGTAGCTCTATTTTAGATGTTGGCGCAGGTACAGGCGTTATTGCATTACAGATGGCACAACGCAGCAATGCAGAACAGATAGATGCAGTTGAGGTAGACGGCGATGCCTATGAGCAAACTGTAGAAAATTTTGAAAACAGTGATTGGGGAGACAGGCTTTTTTGTTATCATGCAAGCTTCATTCAACTTGTGGAAGAATTAGAAGGTGATGAGTTTTATGACTTAATTATATGTAATCCACCATTCTTTTCAGAAGATTATAAATCAAATACATCACAAAGAGATCAAGCTAGGTTTCAAGACGCACTACCTTTTCAAGACTTAATTTCTGGAGTTTCTAAACTATTGTCTCCAAACGGACAGTTTTCAGTTATAATTCCTTTTTCAGAAGAACAAAAATTTATTGAGATTGCAAAAGAACATAACCTGTATCCGCAACATATTACTCGTGTAAAAGGTCATGCCACTGCACCCATAAAACGAAGCTTACTTTCACTAAACTCTAAAAATGTTGAAGTAATAGAGGATGAGTTAATTATTGAAATTTCAAGGCACAATTATACAGACGCCTATAAAAACTTAGTGAAAGATTTCTATTTAAAATTATGA
- a CDS encoding acyl-CoA dehydrogenase family protein, which yields MKPDLFEAPDYYNLDDLLTEEHKLVRNAARDWVKRDVSPIIEEYAQKAEFPKQIIGGLAEIGAFGPYIPEEYGGAGLDQISYGLIMQEIERGDSGVRSTASVQSSLVMYPIWKYGSEEQRKKFLPKLASGEFMGSFGLTEPDHGSNPGGMTTNFKDNGDHYLLNGAKLWISNSPFCDVAVVWAKNEEGRIHGLIVERGMEGFSTPETHNKWSLRASATGELIFQDVKVPKENLLPGKSGLGAPLGCLDSARFGIAWGAIGAAMDCYDTALRYSKERIQFGKPIAGFQLQQKKLAEMITEITKAQLLAWRLGVLREEGKATSAQISMAKRNNVEVAINIAREARQMLGGMGITGEYSIMRHSMNLESVITYEGTHDIHLLITGLDITGISAFK from the coding sequence ATGAAACCCGATTTATTCGAAGCTCCAGATTATTATAACCTAGATGACTTATTAACAGAGGAACACAAACTTGTTCGCAATGCAGCACGCGATTGGGTTAAGCGAGATGTTTCTCCTATAATTGAGGAGTATGCTCAAAAAGCAGAGTTTCCTAAGCAAATTATAGGTGGCCTTGCTGAAATTGGTGCATTTGGCCCGTACATACCAGAAGAATATGGTGGTGCAGGATTAGACCAAATCTCATATGGTCTTATTATGCAAGAAATAGAACGAGGTGACAGTGGTGTGCGTAGTACAGCATCTGTACAATCTAGTTTAGTTATGTATCCTATCTGGAAATATGGTTCTGAAGAGCAACGCAAAAAGTTTCTTCCTAAACTTGCTTCTGGTGAGTTTATGGGTTCATTTGGATTAACAGAGCCAGATCACGGCTCTAATCCTGGCGGAATGACTACTAACTTTAAAGACAATGGAGACCATTATTTATTAAATGGCGCTAAACTTTGGATAAGTAACTCGCCATTTTGTGATGTAGCTGTTGTTTGGGCTAAAAACGAAGAAGGCAGAATTCATGGATTAATTGTTGAGCGTGGTATGGAAGGGTTTTCTACTCCAGAAACACATAATAAATGGTCATTACGTGCTAGTGCTACTGGCGAGTTAATTTTTCAAGACGTAAAGGTTCCAAAAGAAAATTTATTACCAGGAAAAAGTGGTTTAGGAGCTCCTCTTGGTTGCTTAGATTCTGCAAGATTTGGTATTGCTTGGGGTGCAATAGGTGCAGCTATGGATTGTTACGACACAGCTTTAAGATACTCTAAAGAACGTATCCAGTTTGGTAAGCCTATAGCTGGTTTCCAACTTCAGCAAAAGAAATTAGCAGAAATGATAACCGAAATTACTAAAGCACAATTATTAGCGTGGCGATTAGGAGTACTTCGTGAAGAAGGCAAGGCAACATCTGCACAAATATCTATGGCAAAACGTAATAATGTAGAGGTGGCTATAAATATTGCAAGAGAGGCGAGACAAATGCTAGGTGGTATGGGTATTACTGGAGAGTATAGTATTATGAGACACTCCATGAATTTAGAAAGTGTTATAACCTACGAAGGAACTCACGATATACACTTGCTTATAACAGGATTGGATATTACAGGAATTTCAGCTTTTAAATAA
- a CDS encoding DUF3050 domain-containing protein, whose protein sequence is MISTIEEKIQPLQDKLQNHSLYNKIKTPEELQIFMQHHVFAVWDFMSLLKSLQFKLTKTKTPWIPIGSPEIRYLINEIVLAEETDVNLKGERQSHFEMYIDAMKKAGAATEPIEEFLKHIEHGTDIFLVIAISELPMSVKEFLKFTFEVIEEDKPHKTAAAFTFGRENLIPMMFNSIIEKIQKEFPKDDLELFKYYFDRHIELDEDEHGPMALKMIENLCGDDEQKWKEVEQVSKEALEKRLILWNGIELEIEHHVPA, encoded by the coding sequence ATGATTTCAACAATCGAAGAAAAAATACAACCACTTCAGGATAAGCTTCAAAACCATTCGTTGTATAATAAAATTAAGACACCAGAAGAGTTGCAGATCTTTATGCAACATCACGTATTTGCGGTGTGGGATTTTATGTCTTTACTAAAATCATTACAATTTAAGCTTACAAAGACTAAAACACCTTGGATACCTATTGGGTCTCCAGAAATTAGATACTTAATTAATGAAATAGTCTTAGCTGAAGAAACAGATGTAAATTTAAAAGGAGAGCGCCAAAGCCATTTTGAGATGTATATAGATGCAATGAAAAAAGCAGGTGCAGCAACAGAACCTATTGAGGAGTTTTTAAAGCATATAGAACACGGCACAGATATCTTCTTAGTTATTGCAATAAGTGAGTTGCCTATGAGTGTAAAAGAATTCCTGAAATTTACGTTTGAGGTGATTGAAGAAGATAAGCCACACAAAACCGCTGCAGCATTTACATTTGGTAGAGAAAATCTTATTCCAATGATGTTTAATAGTATTATTGAAAAGATACAAAAGGAGTTTCCTAAAGATGATTTAGAGCTGTTTAAATATTATTTTGATCGTCATATTGAGTTAGATGAAGATGAGCATGGACCAATGGCTCTTAAAATGATTGAAAATCTATGTGGAGATGATGAACAAAAGTGGAAAGAAGTTGAACAAGTTTCTAAAGAGGCTTTAGAAAAACGTTTAATTTTATGGAATGGTATAGAATTAGAAATAGAGCACCACGTACCAGCTTAA
- a CDS encoding glutaredoxin family protein, translating into MKYLVPLIFIFTSLLGMSQNEAISVDVAKDNDTLIFFVSNNTDFTQDVIFTVKDLEGLEGNTNPLLKRLNPQVTDIFHKLKITGPYNYNFDFLNEFPKEHLINEAFTVGDDILLNKGIVIFEKTDCGRCQTTMAYLNAKNKPYAKLNITDNPMYNQLMWELLELNGYLGDSVKTPVILVNGAISFSHEDLEGFLEQL; encoded by the coding sequence ATGAAATATTTAGTACCCTTAATATTTATTTTTACGTCTTTGTTGGGAATGTCTCAAAACGAAGCAATAAGTGTTGATGTTGCTAAAGATAACGATACACTTATTTTCTTTGTATCTAATAATACAGACTTTACTCAAGATGTGATTTTTACTGTAAAAGATCTTGAAGGATTAGAAGGAAACACAAACCCTTTATTAAAACGACTAAACCCTCAGGTAACAGATATTTTTCACAAACTAAAGATTACAGGTCCTTACAATTATAATTTTGATTTTTTAAATGAGTTTCCAAAAGAACACCTCATTAATGAAGCGTTTACAGTAGGAGATGATATCTTATTAAATAAAGGGATTGTGATTTTTGAAAAAACAGATTGCGGAAGATGCCAAACAACAATGGCCTATTTAAACGCTAAAAACAAACCTTACGCTAAGCTTAATATTACAGACAACCCAATGTATAACCAATTAATGTGGGAGTTGTTAGAGCTTAATGGATATTTAGGAGATTCTGTAAAAACGCCAGTAATTTTAGTTAACGGAGCAATTAGTTTTTCTCACGAAGATTTAGAAGGTTTCTTAGAGCAGCTCTAG
- the uvrC gene encoding excinuclease ABC subunit UvrC, translating into MERPPLDIQVKTLPSSPGVYQYFDKDDKILYVGKAKNLKKRVNSYFTKKHDSHRIGVMVKKIKNIKHIVVNSETDALLLENNLIKKLKPRFNVMLRDDKTYPWLCIKKERFPRVFPTRRVIKDGSEYYGPFTSMKTVHTLLDLIKGLYQLRTCKYDLAEEKIDAGKYKVCLEYHLGNCQGPCEGYQTEEEYHSNIDHIRQIVKGNFKDSLIKFKDQMKGHAERMEFEDAQRIKEKIQVLEKYQSKSTVVNPKINNVDVFSIVSDEGFGYVNFLQLSHGSIIRSHTIELKKKLDEGDQELLELGIIEIRQRFNSQSKEIYVPMHVEVGEDLKVTVPKLGDKKSIVDLSTRNAKYFRQERFKQMKIVDPDRHVKRIMAQMKEDLRLNEEPRHIECFDNSNIQGTNPVAACVVFKDGKPSKSEYRKFNIKTVEGPDDFASMEEVVFRRYRRLLNEDQPLPQLIIIDGGKGQLSSAVKALDDLGLRGKIAIVGIAKRLEEIFYPTDKYPLYLDKKSESLKIIQHLRNEAHRFGITFHRQKRSSAALGTELENITGIGEKTAVELLKHFRSISKIKSAKREDLEQVVGVAKASLVYEFYNKEN; encoded by the coding sequence ATGGAAAGACCACCTTTAGACATACAAGTAAAGACTTTGCCAAGCAGTCCTGGCGTGTACCAATATTTTGATAAGGATGATAAAATCTTATATGTTGGAAAGGCTAAAAACTTAAAAAAAAGGGTGAATTCCTACTTTACTAAAAAGCACGACAGTCATCGTATTGGTGTGATGGTAAAGAAGATTAAAAACATAAAGCATATAGTAGTTAATTCTGAAACAGATGCACTTCTGCTAGAAAACAACTTAATTAAAAAACTGAAGCCTCGTTTTAATGTCATGCTTCGTGATGACAAAACCTATCCTTGGCTTTGCATTAAAAAAGAACGCTTTCCTAGAGTATTTCCTACGCGACGTGTTATTAAAGATGGCAGCGAATATTATGGTCCTTTTACAAGTATGAAAACGGTACATACCTTGCTTGACCTTATTAAAGGCCTATACCAACTTAGGACTTGTAAATATGATTTAGCTGAAGAAAAGATAGATGCCGGTAAATACAAAGTTTGCTTAGAGTATCATTTAGGAAACTGTCAAGGTCCTTGTGAAGGTTACCAAACAGAAGAGGAATACCATAGCAATATTGATCATATAAGACAGATTGTAAAAGGTAATTTTAAAGATTCGCTCATTAAATTTAAAGACCAGATGAAAGGTCACGCAGAGCGTATGGAGTTTGAAGATGCTCAGCGCATAAAAGAAAAGATACAAGTTTTAGAAAAGTACCAAAGCAAATCTACAGTAGTAAATCCTAAAATTAATAATGTTGATGTATTTTCAATTGTTAGTGATGAAGGCTTTGGGTACGTTAATTTTTTACAGTTATCTCACGGCTCAATAATAAGATCTCACACTATTGAACTTAAAAAGAAGTTAGATGAAGGTGACCAAGAGTTACTAGAGCTTGGTATTATTGAAATACGACAACGCTTTAACTCTCAATCTAAAGAAATTTATGTGCCTATGCATGTTGAGGTAGGTGAAGATTTAAAGGTGACCGTTCCTAAGCTAGGAGACAAGAAAAGTATTGTAGACCTTTCTACCAGAAACGCTAAATATTTTAGGCAAGAGCGTTTTAAACAAATGAAAATTGTAGACCCAGATAGGCACGTTAAGCGTATTATGGCGCAAATGAAAGAAGATTTACGACTTAATGAAGAACCAAGACATATTGAATGTTTTGACAACTCTAACATTCAAGGTACAAATCCTGTAGCAGCATGTGTGGTGTTTAAAGATGGTAAACCTAGCAAAAGCGAGTATAGAAAATTTAATATTAAAACTGTTGAAGGTCCAGATGACTTTGCCAGTATGGAGGAAGTGGTTTTTAGACGTTATAGGCGTCTTTTAAATGAAGACCAACCCTTACCGCAATTAATTATAATTGATGGTGGTAAAGGCCAACTATCTTCTGCCGTAAAAGCATTAGACGACTTAGGTTTACGTGGAAAGATTGCTATTGTAGGTATTGCTAAACGCCTAGAGGAAATATTTTACCCAACAGATAAATACCCTTTGTATCTAGACAAAAAATCTGAGTCTTTAAAAATAATACAACACCTTAGGAATGAAGCACACCGCTTCGGTATTACGTTTCACAGACAAAAACGAAGTAGCGCTGCTTTAGGCACTGAACTTGAAAATATAACTGGAATAGGTGAAAAAACTGCAGTCGAGTTATTAAAACACTTTAGAAGTATTTCAAAAATTAAATCGGCTAAAAGAGAAGACCTTGAACAGGTTGTTGGTGTAGCAAAGGCAAGCTTGGTTTATGAATTTTACAATAAAGAAAACTAG
- a CDS encoding TonB-dependent receptor yields MKTLFFTFMLCVSASLFAHDLNGTVVNQDNERLEDVYVFNQRTSTAVYTDHNGNFKLEDVEVGDIIMLSYIGFKNYTLTITEKDLNRIITISLEQANISLTQVQITPEVNTLNKFVDVDIKTNPVKSSQELMRKVPGVIIGQHAGGGKAEQIFLRGFDVDHGTDVAIGVDGMPVNMVSHAHGQGYADLHFLIPETVDNINFGKGPYTASVGNFNTAGYLNFKTKKRIEESSVSLEYGQFETLRTVGVFNVLDDDNHSAYVAGSLNLTDGPFESSQNFNRYNVMAKYNYRLPQDQELTLTMSHFTSKWDASGQIPQRAVDQGLIGRFGAIDDTEGGQTSRTNINIEHTKYLTDTKTLSTNAFYSKYDFELFSNFTFFLEDPENGDQIRQFEDRNLYGFKTVLSDKFYDTATNFEYQAGFGLRYDNADDVQLSRTKNRKELLERLAFGDVDETNIYGFLNTEFEFGDFKLNPGLRLDYFKFDYVNNLTESYDNASETKLTASPKLNLIYTPTNTVQLFAKTGIGFHSNDTRVVTANNGEDILPLAYGADLGGIFKITDNLVFNTALWYLFLEQEFVYVGDAAIVEPSGKTRRLGIDAGLRYEPLSWLYLYSDINYTYARSINEPEGQDYIPLAPDFTSTGGITIQNLNGFSGGLNYRYLDDRAANEDDSIVAEGYFVTDANINYTYKNYTFGIAIENLLDTEWNETQFATESRLQNEVEPVEEIHFTPGTPFFLRGKVTVTF; encoded by the coding sequence ATGAAGACACTTTTCTTCACTTTTATGCTGTGTGTGTCAGCATCACTATTTGCACACGATTTAAACGGTACTGTAGTAAACCAAGACAATGAACGTTTAGAAGATGTTTATGTGTTTAACCAAAGAACAAGCACTGCTGTTTATACAGACCATAATGGTAATTTTAAATTAGAAGATGTAGAGGTTGGCGATATTATTATGCTATCCTATATAGGATTTAAAAACTACACATTAACCATAACAGAAAAAGATTTAAATAGAATCATAACCATATCATTAGAACAAGCCAATATTTCATTAACACAAGTACAAATTACACCAGAAGTTAATACACTTAACAAATTTGTAGATGTAGATATTAAAACTAATCCTGTAAAGTCCTCACAGGAATTAATGAGAAAAGTGCCAGGTGTTATTATTGGTCAACACGCTGGTGGTGGTAAGGCAGAGCAAATTTTCTTACGTGGTTTTGATGTAGATCACGGTACAGATGTAGCTATAGGTGTAGACGGTATGCCTGTAAATATGGTATCTCATGCACATGGGCAAGGTTATGCAGATTTACACTTTCTTATCCCAGAAACTGTAGATAACATCAATTTTGGGAAAGGGCCATATACTGCAAGTGTTGGTAACTTTAATACAGCAGGTTATTTAAACTTTAAAACCAAAAAACGTATTGAAGAAAGTAGTGTGTCTTTAGAGTATGGTCAATTTGAAACTTTAAGAACAGTAGGAGTATTTAATGTATTAGATGATGATAATCATAGTGCTTATGTAGCAGGTTCATTAAACTTAACCGATGGTCCTTTTGAGTCTTCTCAAAACTTTAATAGGTATAATGTAATGGCCAAGTACAATTACAGGTTGCCTCAAGATCAAGAATTAACATTAACAATGTCTCATTTTACTAGTAAGTGGGATGCTTCAGGGCAAATTCCTCAGCGCGCAGTTGACCAAGGTCTAATTGGTCGATTTGGAGCTATTGATGACACAGAAGGTGGCCAAACTAGCCGTACTAATATTAATATTGAACACACTAAGTACTTAACAGATACAAAGACATTAAGTACCAATGCGTTTTATAGTAAATACGATTTTGAGTTGTTCTCCAACTTTACATTCTTTTTAGAAGATCCCGAAAATGGAGATCAGATTCGCCAATTTGAAGACCGTAATTTATATGGTTTTAAAACTGTGTTAAGCGATAAGTTTTATGATACCGCCACTAACTTTGAATATCAAGCAGGATTTGGTTTACGTTATGATAATGCAGATGATGTGCAGTTAAGCAGAACTAAAAACAGAAAAGAATTGCTGGAGCGTTTAGCTTTTGGAGATGTAGACGAAACAAATATTTACGGTTTTTTAAATACTGAATTTGAGTTTGGAGACTTTAAGCTTAATCCAGGTTTACGATTAGATTACTTTAAGTTTGATTACGTAAATAACTTAACTGAATCTTATGACAATGCATCAGAAACTAAACTAACCGCGAGCCCTAAACTTAATCTTATTTATACACCTACTAATACGGTACAGCTTTTTGCTAAAACAGGTATAGGGTTTCACTCTAATGATACAAGAGTAGTAACTGCAAATAACGGTGAGGATATATTACCATTAGCATACGGTGCAGATTTAGGAGGTATATTTAAAATTACAGACAACTTAGTATTTAATACAGCGTTGTGGTACCTGTTTCTTGAGCAAGAATTTGTTTATGTAGGAGATGCGGCAATAGTTGAGCCAAGCGGAAAAACTAGACGTTTAGGAATTGATGCTGGATTACGATATGAGCCACTTTCCTGGTTGTATTTGTACTCAGATATTAATTATACCTACGCACGTTCTATAAATGAGCCAGAAGGCCAGGATTATATACCCTTAGCACCAGATTTTACTTCTACAGGAGGAATTACAATACAAAACCTTAATGGCTTTTCAGGTGGATTAAATTATAGGTATTTAGATGATAGAGCTGCAAATGAAGATGACAGTATTGTAGCTGAAGGTTATTTTGTTACAGATGCAAATATTAACTACACCTATAAGAATTATACATTTGGTATCGCTATTGAAAATTTACTTGATACAGAATGGAATGAAACTCAATTTGCTACAGAAAGTAGATTGCAAAATGAAGTAGAACCAGTAGAGGAGATTCACTTTACACCAGGAACTCCATTTTTCTTAAGAGGAAAGGTTACTGTTACATTTTAA
- a CDS encoding ATP-binding protein has translation MINKRLLIKHLLAHNDENSFYDKKRKISLGSKEGKAKFLKHICALSNSNPENNSYIVIGVEDEDNSISGVDFYDDAKIQNLVNAYLSNAPIVAYENIPFPHLPDDKVVGLVTIRPNKGKICSLRKNIWKYYGGSVFFRDGSISMPKVYDLKIEDKNSEIVKAIEDHAQNNVELTLDGVFDFLNKRKDFNPKYKVFKEYFVVCWAGKKKTVKENVYYSRVDIALINEQVKLFYSELDEVSFSITEDEFQIIEYVYLGLQHQKKYYPLEEVSIKFKDNVSYDIETKLLFKPPQYDKKTLYHIYNSANTLLEKLKNKAPLTTAEKLDVFQLPQTYLICYFNEFEDALIKLESAKYHLKSYDTDAYSNFKDSVRILRKVKYN, from the coding sequence GTGATTAATAAACGTCTTCTTATAAAGCACCTACTTGCTCACAATGATGAGAACAGCTTTTATGACAAAAAGCGTAAGATTAGCTTAGGTAGCAAAGAAGGAAAAGCCAAATTTCTTAAACATATTTGTGCACTTTCAAATAGCAACCCAGAAAACAACAGCTATATAGTTATTGGCGTAGAAGATGAAGATAACAGTATTTCAGGTGTCGATTTCTATGACGATGCAAAAATTCAAAATTTAGTAAACGCGTATTTAAGTAATGCTCCAATTGTAGCATATGAAAACATACCTTTTCCACATTTGCCAGATGACAAGGTTGTAGGATTAGTAACAATTAGACCCAATAAAGGAAAAATTTGTTCGCTTAGAAAGAACATATGGAAATACTATGGAGGCTCTGTATTTTTTAGAGACGGTAGCATATCTATGCCAAAGGTTTATGATTTAAAGATTGAAGACAAAAATTCAGAAATAGTAAAAGCAATTGAGGATCACGCTCAAAACAATGTAGAACTAACCTTAGATGGTGTTTTTGATTTTTTGAATAAGCGTAAAGATTTTAATCCCAAATACAAAGTATTTAAGGAGTACTTTGTAGTATGTTGGGCTGGAAAGAAAAAAACAGTGAAAGAAAATGTTTACTATTCCAGAGTAGATATTGCTTTGATTAATGAACAAGTAAAGCTTTTTTATTCTGAATTAGATGAAGTAAGTTTTAGCATTACAGAAGATGAATTTCAAATTATTGAATATGTATATTTAGGACTGCAACATCAAAAAAAATATTACCCACTTGAAGAGGTTTCTATAAAGTTTAAAGATAATGTGAGTTATGACATAGAAACCAAATTGCTATTTAAGCCGCCACAATATGATAAGAAAACCTTGTATCATATTTATAATTCTGCCAATACATTGTTGGAGAAGTTAAAAAACAAAGCACCACTTACTACAGCAGAAAAATTAGATGTTTTTCAACTACCGCAAACCTATCTCATTTGTTATTTTAATGAATTTGAAGATGCCTTGATAAAACTAGAGTCTGCTAAGTATCATTTAAAATCCTATGATACAGATGCATATTCTAACTTTAAAGACAGCGTTAGGATTTTAAGAAAGGTAAAATACAATTAG